In Dyadobacter subterraneus, a single genomic region encodes these proteins:
- a CDS encoding ABC transporter permease — protein sequence MLRNYLKIAFRNLAKNKGYGFINIVGLAMGMAVAILIGLWIYDEISYDRYHKNYDKVAQIMQHQTYNGQVETQNAVPFPLGPELKKNYGSDFKYVVRATWNNKHVLSHGEKKLAKNGPYIEPEAPEMLTVKMLNGSMSGLNDPHSILLSESTAKAFFGDKDPVDQLMKIDNRLDVKVTGVYEDLPHNSTFRGMQFMAPWSLYEIDSPWMKTNDDPWRSNSYQTFVQLNNNADIEKVSAKIKDIKVKNIHPEQLKYKPEVFLNPMKEWHLYSEFKDGKRVGGLIEFVWLFGIIGSFVLLLACINFMNLSTARSEKRAKEVGIRKAIGSVRKQLILQFFSESLIVVGFAFVLAMVLVLLILPQFNDVADKKLAILWSNPLFWLAGIGFSLLTAMIAGSYPALYLSSFQPVKVLKGTFKAGRFAAIPRKALVVVQFTVSIILIIGTTVVFRQIQFAKNRPVGYDRNGLITISLTTPDIHNHFDAVKDELKKSGAIAEIAESSSPTTETWSSTSGFAWKGKDPSLSVDFNFNEVSHDYGKTVGWKFKDGRDFSKEFATDSSALVVNEAAVKFMGLKNPVGEMLTWNGTPYKIIGVTKDMVIQSPYAPTVPVFYNLSSGEGGVINIKLNPQTNTSSALATIESVFKKYDTGSPFEYSFVDEQYATKFFNEERIGKLTTFFAILAIMISCLGIFGLASFTAEQRTKEIGVRKVLGASVANLWRMLSTDFVVLVIISCIISTPIALYFLNGWLQKYEYRTEISWWIFILASLGALIITLMTVSYQAIRAALLDPVKSLRSE from the coding sequence ATGCTACGTAATTATTTAAAAATCGCATTTAGAAATCTGGCTAAAAACAAGGGCTACGGATTTATCAATATTGTTGGTTTGGCCATGGGAATGGCCGTTGCCATACTGATAGGTCTGTGGATTTATGACGAGATTTCTTACGACCGTTATCATAAAAATTATGATAAGGTTGCCCAGATCATGCAGCATCAGACTTATAACGGACAAGTAGAAACACAAAATGCTGTGCCATTTCCACTAGGTCCGGAGCTGAAAAAAAATTATGGAAGTGATTTTAAATATGTTGTCAGGGCCACCTGGAACAACAAACACGTTCTTTCTCATGGAGAAAAAAAACTGGCGAAAAACGGACCTTATATAGAACCGGAAGCGCCGGAAATGCTGACGGTAAAAATGCTCAACGGAAGTATGTCCGGTTTAAATGATCCACATTCAATTTTACTTTCGGAATCAACTGCAAAAGCATTTTTCGGAGACAAAGATCCGGTTGACCAGCTTATGAAAATAGACAATCGGCTGGATGTAAAAGTGACTGGCGTGTATGAAGATCTTCCGCACAATTCTACATTCCGCGGGATGCAATTCATGGCGCCTTGGAGTCTGTACGAAATCGATTCTCCATGGATGAAAACAAATGATGATCCTTGGCGGTCAAATAGTTACCAAACATTTGTACAGCTGAATAATAATGCTGATATCGAAAAAGTGTCGGCTAAAATTAAGGATATCAAAGTAAAAAATATCCATCCCGAACAGCTGAAATACAAGCCGGAAGTTTTTCTTAATCCAATGAAAGAATGGCATTTGTATTCGGAATTTAAGGACGGAAAGCGGGTTGGCGGCTTGATAGAATTTGTCTGGCTTTTTGGAATCATCGGTTCATTTGTACTGCTTCTGGCCTGCATTAATTTCATGAATCTGAGTACTGCACGTTCTGAAAAAAGAGCAAAAGAAGTGGGTATCCGCAAGGCAATAGGGTCGGTACGGAAACAATTGATTTTACAGTTTTTTAGCGAATCGCTGATTGTGGTAGGCTTTGCATTTGTTTTGGCCATGGTGCTGGTTTTGCTGATACTTCCACAGTTCAATGACGTGGCCGACAAAAAGCTTGCAATATTATGGAGCAATCCTCTTTTCTGGCTTGCAGGAATTGGTTTTAGTTTGTTAACTGCCATGATCGCAGGAAGTTATCCGGCACTTTATTTATCCTCTTTTCAGCCGGTAAAAGTTTTAAAAGGTACATTTAAAGCGGGCAGGTTTGCTGCGATTCCACGAAAAGCTTTGGTGGTAGTTCAATTTACAGTTTCTATTATTTTAATCATCGGAACAACGGTCGTTTTTCGTCAAATCCAATTTGCCAAAAACAGACCGGTAGGGTATGATCGTAATGGTTTGATAACGATCAGTTTGACTACGCCGGACATTCACAATCATTTTGATGCGGTCAAAGACGAATTGAAAAAATCAGGAGCAATTGCTGAAATAGCCGAATCCAGCAGTCCTACCACAGAAACCTGGTCGTCCACAAGCGGATTCGCCTGGAAAGGAAAAGATCCGTCACTATCCGTGGATTTCAATTTCAATGAAGTGTCACACGATTATGGCAAAACAGTAGGATGGAAATTTAAAGACGGCAGGGATTTTTCCAAAGAATTTGCCACGGATTCTTCTGCACTGGTCGTCAACGAAGCTGCTGTTAAATTTATGGGATTGAAAAACCCGGTCGGTGAAATGCTTACCTGGAATGGTACGCCTTACAAAATTATTGGTGTGACTAAAGACATGGTGATCCAGTCTCCATATGCGCCAACAGTTCCGGTTTTCTACAATTTATCTTCGGGCGAGGGTGGCGTTATCAATATCAAATTAAATCCTCAGACCAACACATCGTCGGCTTTGGCAACCATTGAGAGTGTCTTCAAAAAGTACGATACTGGTTCTCCATTCGAATACAGCTTTGTTGATGAACAATACGCCACCAAGTTTTTTAATGAAGAGCGCATCGGAAAACTGACAACATTTTTTGCCATACTTGCCATAATGATCAGCTGTTTAGGAATTTTCGGCCTTGCATCTTTTACGGCTGAACAGCGTACCAAGGAAATTGGCGTGCGTAAAGTTCTCGGAGCTTCGGTGGCAAATTTATGGAGAATGCTTTCAACTGATTTTGTCGTACTGGTCATTATTTCCTGCATTATTTCCACGCCAATTGCGCTTTATTTTCTGAATGGCTGGCTGCAAAAATATGAGTACCGGACGGAAATTTCCTGGTGGATATTTATTCTCGCCAGTCTCGGTGCATTAATTATTACACTGATGACAGTAAGTTATCAAGCCATAAGAGCGGCCTTGCTTGATCCGGTAAAAAGTTTGAGAAGTGAATAG
- a CDS encoding ABC transporter permease has protein sequence MIRNYFKIAFRNLLKNKGYSAINIGGLAVGMAVTMLIGLWIYDELSFNKYFGNYDRIGKIMESGTFGGNIFHQEHMPAPMGDELRNNFPDDFKYVVNSSWTEEHIVAYGDKKFTKTGNYLSEQAPDMFSLKMLRGTRSGLKDQSSVMLSQSVANALFGNENPLDKIIKIDNRLNVKVTGVYEDLPYNSEFNEITFIAPWNLYVATQDWVKRALDNKEWDNNSWQVLVQINPHSDYEAVSRKIADLKLKHAPHTAFLKPRLYIHPMARWHLYTGWDKKGKLDSRIQYIWLFGIIGLFVLLLASINFMNLSTARSEKRAKEVGIRKAIGSKRGQLIYQFLSESLMIVSLAFVISIILLVAALPFFNEVADKKMHVLWTSPVFWLLGIGFCLITGIVSGSYPALYLSSFQPIKVLKGTFNIGRFAAIPRKVLVVLQFTVSVTLIIGTVIVFRQIQYAKNRPIGYDRSGLITIDMNTPELYSHYNTLRNNLLETGAVVEMSTSSSRVTKLSSNNGGFNWEGKDPNFKENFGTVAVTHDFGKTVGWQFKSGRDFSRQFATDSSGMIMTETTVKYMGFKKPEDVIGKQVRWNEKAFTVVGVISDMVMDSPFEPVRPTVFMLNYGWANVINIKLNPQLPAANSLAKVEDVFRKFNPGSPFDYKFTDDQYAAKFSAEERIAKLASAFAGLAILISCLGLFALASFTAEQRTKEIGIRKVLGASVANLWALLSTDFVVLVIISCVVSVPIAYYFLNGWLQKYEYRTEISWWVFAASGLGAMLITLLTVSYQAIRAALLDPVKSLKNE, from the coding sequence ATGATCCGTAACTATTTCAAAATCGCTTTCAGAAATCTTTTGAAAAACAAAGGGTACTCTGCTATCAATATTGGTGGGTTGGCTGTGGGAATGGCCGTGACTATGCTGATCGGTTTGTGGATTTACGATGAGCTGTCATTTAATAAGTATTTTGGGAATTATGACAGGATCGGCAAGATTATGGAATCGGGAACTTTTGGAGGGAATATTTTTCATCAGGAGCATATGCCTGCGCCGATGGGCGATGAACTTCGAAACAATTTTCCTGATGACTTTAAATATGTTGTAAATTCTTCCTGGACGGAAGAGCATATCGTGGCTTATGGCGATAAAAAATTTACAAAAACCGGAAATTATCTCAGTGAACAGGCCCCGGATATGTTTTCGTTAAAAATGCTGAGAGGAACACGTTCCGGTTTAAAGGACCAGTCTTCTGTCATGTTATCCCAATCTGTTGCAAATGCACTGTTTGGAAATGAAAATCCACTCGATAAGATTATAAAAATAGATAACAGGCTGAATGTAAAAGTGACTGGTGTTTATGAAGATCTGCCTTATAATTCAGAATTTAATGAGATAACTTTTATTGCTCCCTGGAATTTGTATGTAGCGACGCAGGACTGGGTAAAAAGGGCTTTGGATAATAAGGAGTGGGACAATAATTCCTGGCAGGTTTTGGTTCAGATTAATCCTCACTCAGATTATGAAGCTGTATCAAGGAAAATCGCTGATTTAAAATTAAAACATGCGCCGCATACGGCATTTTTAAAACCAAGGCTTTATATCCATCCCATGGCCAGATGGCACTTGTATACGGGATGGGACAAAAAAGGGAAGCTGGATAGCCGCATACAATATATTTGGCTTTTTGGTATTATCGGGCTTTTTGTGCTGCTGCTGGCTTCCATTAATTTCATGAATTTAAGCACCGCCAGATCGGAAAAACGAGCAAAAGAAGTAGGAATCCGCAAGGCAATTGGGTCGAAACGCGGACAACTCATATATCAGTTTTTGAGCGAATCGTTAATGATCGTTTCGCTGGCTTTTGTAATTTCCATTATTCTGCTTGTTGCCGCCTTGCCATTTTTCAATGAGGTTGCTGATAAAAAAATGCACGTATTGTGGACGAGTCCGGTCTTTTGGCTTCTGGGAATTGGTTTTTGCCTGATTACCGGAATTGTTTCAGGTAGTTATCCGGCTCTTTATTTGTCGTCTTTCCAGCCAATTAAAGTACTAAAAGGCACTTTTAATATCGGACGTTTTGCAGCCATCCCCAGAAAAGTACTGGTTGTTTTGCAATTTACTGTTTCGGTAACACTGATCATAGGTACTGTTATTGTTTTCAGACAAATCCAGTATGCCAAAAACCGGCCGATAGGTTACGACCGAAGCGGGCTGATTACTATTGACATGAATACACCTGAATTATACAGTCATTATAATACTTTGAGAAATAATTTGCTTGAAACGGGTGCTGTGGTAGAAATGTCCACTTCCTCCTCCCGGGTTACGAAATTATCTTCTAATAATGGCGGGTTTAATTGGGAAGGTAAGGATCCAAACTTTAAAGAAAATTTTGGTACAGTTGCAGTGACGCATGATTTTGGGAAAACGGTAGGTTGGCAGTTCAAAAGCGGACGTGATTTTTCAAGGCAGTTTGCCACAGATTCTTCCGGTATGATAATGACCGAAACAACTGTAAAATATATGGGATTCAAGAAACCGGAGGATGTAATTGGCAAGCAGGTCAGATGGAATGAAAAAGCATTTACAGTGGTCGGCGTTATTAGCGATATGGTGATGGATTCACCTTTTGAGCCGGTGCGTCCTACTGTTTTTATGTTGAACTACGGCTGGGCTAATGTTATCAATATTAAACTGAACCCGCAATTGCCGGCCGCAAATTCCCTTGCGAAGGTTGAAGACGTTTTCCGGAAATTTAACCCCGGCAGTCCTTTTGATTATAAGTTTACTGATGATCAGTATGCTGCTAAATTCTCTGCCGAAGAACGTATTGCAAAACTGGCCTCTGCATTTGCCGGGCTCGCCATTTTAATCAGTTGCCTGGGACTTTTTGCCCTTGCTTCTTTCACCGCCGAACAGCGCACTAAGGAAATAGGAATTAGAAAAGTATTGGGCGCATCGGTAGCTAATCTCTGGGCTTTATTATCAACAGATTTTGTGGTTCTGGTTATAATTTCCTGCGTTGTATCGGTTCCCATTGCTTACTATTTTCTAAATGGATGGTTGCAGAAATATGAATACAGAACTGAAATTTCCTGGTGGGTTTTTGCCGCATCAGGTTTGGGTGCCATGCTGATAACGTTGCTCACAGTAAGTTACCAAGCCATAAGAGCAGCGCTTCTGGATCCTGTAAAAAGTTTGAAAAACGAATAA
- a CDS encoding ABC transporter permease, with protein MISNFFKIAWRSLWKKKAFSAINIFGLAIGLATCLLILLFVQSELSYDKFNVNADRIFRVTLNGKIGGREINIAAAPAPVGPAISGDYPGIESYTRLTREGSFVVKYGNEKFKEERVVFADSNFFSVFSIPFIKGDLKNALKEPNTMVITEATAEKYFGKTDPVGKSLTLGTRGLFRITGVCENVPDNSHFHFDFFGSLASVHLGEKWLSSGAHTYLLLRKNYSIEKLSAQGPQIVKKYIAPEIQEFLGMSYEEYVRKGDRFGFTFQPLTDIHLNSDLEAELEPNGDIKYVYIFSAIAAFILLLACINFMNLSTAGSANRAKEVGIRKVLGSIQQQLIFQFLTESILLTFLALLVAFVVVIAVLPSFNQLAAKQFDIQTILNFRIVGYALAGCLFVGLLAGSYPAFFLSAFRPISVLKGKIQMGVRSGWLRNTLVTVQFVVSIGMIIGTIVVYQQLRFIQNKKVGFDKDQVLILQDTYVLGDKVKVFKEELRKLSQIQDVTLAGYVPAGDSNNGTDGFLPESAAGSVSPYRLRTYQIDEDYLATLGIGLAAGRNFSKSFATDSVAILVNEAAVKQFGWKNPIGQRIKTVGNGKADSRKTYTVVGVTKNFHFESMHQSIAPLVMMYGGDRFQMALRIRTDDMPGLIKTLEKTWKSQTDSPFSYTFLNERFNKMYQSEQRIGALFGIFAGLAVVIACLGLFGLAAFTTLQRTKEIGVRKVLGASVMSIVALLSKDFMNLIIVAIFIATPLAWYGMSRWLADFAYKIDIQWWVFALAGVLTVLTALLTISFQSIKAALMNPVKSLKSE; from the coding sequence ATGATCAGCAACTTTTTTAAAATCGCATGGCGCAGTCTTTGGAAGAAAAAGGCATTTTCTGCCATCAACATTTTCGGATTAGCGATCGGGCTTGCGACCTGTTTACTGATTTTGCTTTTTGTGCAAAGTGAATTGAGTTATGATAAATTTAACGTGAATGCAGACCGGATTTTCCGTGTGACGCTGAATGGCAAAATCGGAGGAAGAGAAATAAATATAGCCGCTGCGCCCGCACCAGTTGGCCCTGCGATATCCGGCGATTACCCTGGTATTGAATCTTACACCCGGCTGACAAGAGAGGGATCATTTGTAGTTAAATACGGTAATGAAAAATTCAAAGAAGAAAGAGTCGTTTTCGCAGATAGCAATTTCTTTTCAGTTTTCTCGATTCCATTCATAAAAGGTGATCTAAAAAATGCTTTGAAAGAGCCGAATACAATGGTGATTACAGAAGCCACGGCCGAAAAGTATTTTGGAAAAACTGATCCTGTTGGAAAAAGTCTGACATTGGGTACCCGTGGTTTGTTCAGGATAACTGGTGTTTGCGAGAATGTACCTGATAATTCGCACTTCCATTTCGACTTTTTCGGATCCCTTGCATCAGTTCATTTGGGTGAAAAATGGCTTTCAAGCGGGGCACATACTTATCTTTTGCTACGAAAAAATTATTCGATTGAAAAACTTTCTGCCCAGGGACCGCAGATTGTGAAGAAATATATTGCTCCTGAAATCCAGGAATTTTTAGGAATGAGTTATGAAGAATATGTAAGAAAAGGAGATCGCTTCGGGTTTACTTTTCAGCCGCTCACCGATATTCACCTAAACTCTGACCTGGAGGCTGAACTTGAACCAAATGGCGATATAAAATACGTTTACATTTTCTCAGCCATTGCAGCATTTATCCTTTTGCTGGCCTGTATCAATTTCATGAATCTATCCACAGCTGGTTCAGCAAACCGTGCCAAGGAAGTTGGTATCAGAAAAGTGCTGGGCTCTATTCAGCAGCAATTAATTTTTCAATTTCTGACGGAATCGATCCTGCTTACTTTTCTGGCACTTTTGGTTGCATTCGTGGTTGTGATTGCTGTTTTACCAAGTTTTAACCAGCTGGCTGCCAAGCAATTTGACATTCAAACGATCCTCAATTTCAGAATCGTCGGTTATGCTTTGGCGGGCTGCCTTTTTGTAGGGTTATTGGCAGGAAGTTACCCGGCATTTTTCCTTTCCGCCTTTCGGCCGATCAGTGTTTTAAAAGGAAAAATTCAAATGGGCGTCAGAAGTGGCTGGCTAAGAAATACGCTGGTCACTGTTCAGTTCGTGGTTTCTATCGGGATGATTATCGGGACCATTGTCGTTTATCAGCAGCTTCGTTTTATACAAAATAAAAAAGTAGGATTTGATAAAGATCAGGTTCTCATTTTGCAGGACACTTATGTCCTTGGCGACAAAGTAAAAGTTTTCAAAGAAGAGCTCAGAAAATTATCCCAGATACAAGATGTTACCTTGGCAGGATATGTGCCGGCTGGTGATTCCAACAATGGTACAGACGGTTTTTTGCCTGAAAGCGCGGCAGGAAGTGTATCTCCGTACCGTTTAAGAACTTACCAGATTGATGAAGATTACCTGGCTACACTTGGTATCGGCCTTGCGGCAGGAAGAAATTTCTCAAAATCTTTTGCTACCGATAGCGTGGCGATTTTGGTTAATGAAGCCGCGGTAAAACAATTTGGATGGAAAAATCCAATCGGCCAGCGGATAAAAACAGTTGGCAACGGAAAAGCCGACAGCCGGAAAACTTATACGGTTGTCGGCGTTACAAAAAACTTCCATTTTGAATCCATGCACCAAAGCATTGCACCTTTGGTGATGATGTATGGCGGCGACAGATTCCAGATGGCATTAAGAATCAGGACGGATGATATGCCCGGTTTGATCAAAACGCTGGAAAAAACATGGAAGTCACAGACGGACAGTCCGTTTTCTTATACATTTCTTAATGAACGGTTCAATAAAATGTACCAATCTGAACAGCGGATCGGCGCTTTGTTTGGCATTTTTGCCGGTCTGGCTGTGGTCATCGCCTGTCTGGGATTATTTGGTTTAGCCGCTTTCACAACTTTGCAGCGTACCAAAGAAATTGGTGTAAGAAAAGTTTTGGGAGCATCTGTGATGAGCATTGTCGCTCTACTTTCCAAAGACTTTATGAATCTTATCATCGTAGCCATTTTTATCGCAACACCACTTGCCTGGTATGGAATGAGCCGCTGGCTGGCAGATTTTGCTTACAAAATTGATATCCAATGGTGGGTTTTCGCACTGGCCGGTGTGCTGACGGTTTTAACTGCTTTGCTCACGATCAGTTTTCAAAGTATCAAAGCAGCATTGATGAATCCCGTGAAAAGTCTGAAAAGCGAGTAG
- a CDS encoding ABC transporter permease, which yields MIRNYFKIAFRNLINEKWYSLLNIGGMGIVLAVSILLFWWVRDELSYDNFHSDIEQIYRVNTRFGAETAENTFPDTPGAVSTAALKSIPGVRSAVRLSPYWARIFRVGNNTITEKGDLAYVDGDFLNFFDGFTLLHGDKNNLFRTPASAILTRDLAIKYFGTANAIGKIFKNVENNQILTVGAVIEESPDNTNFKQKMFLPMQAKVLPFREENNGDNLDESWIAYDFETFVKLDKSTNPEIVGQKITSIKKTARNKDDDAALYFLQPFSKLHLYAPDGKSSGMQQVNLLGLIAFLLLSIGCINYVNLTTARASRRNREVGIRKVVGARSGQLAGQLMVESVLTLSFSLIFAVLLIEILLPFYQEITGKTGQISLLDLDSMLILVGALVLAFLLAGIYPALMIAGFNPIQVLRGRSSQRNTSGLRKGLVVTQFALATILITSTLIIGSQLRFIRERNPGFNREHVFSFDAKKFALPLQQALLNEPSIKSVSTSSDSPVNVLRGTGTVEWEGKDPNAMPIFAYVSIDPAFIPSFEIKILDGRNFDGSPSDSVHFMLNEAAVKQMELKNPVGKRIKVEGREGEIISVVKDFNIASIHETIRPLILSSRPKINNILLIKTSGESAAAALAAARKLWEKHIPEYPFDYKFLDAQYNEQYKSEQQTERLFNFFAGIAIVISCLGLLGLVSFTAEQRTKEIGVRKVLGASVASITTLLSKDFLKLVCIAIIIAVPVAWYFMENWLDNFAFKVEIDWKLFLFSGLLTVLTAVATISFQSIKAALMNPVKSLKSE from the coding sequence ATGATACGCAATTATTTCAAAATCGCTTTCAGAAATTTAATTAATGAAAAGTGGTATTCGTTATTGAATATCGGCGGCATGGGTATTGTGCTGGCTGTGAGTATCCTGCTTTTTTGGTGGGTAAGGGATGAATTGAGTTATGACAATTTTCATTCAGACATCGAACAAATTTATCGTGTTAATACACGCTTTGGAGCAGAAACCGCAGAAAATACATTTCCCGACACGCCCGGTGCCGTTTCAACTGCTGCTTTAAAATCAATTCCAGGCGTTCGTTCAGCTGTCAGGCTTTCTCCCTACTGGGCGAGGATTTTTCGTGTTGGCAATAATACCATCACTGAAAAAGGAGATCTGGCTTATGTAGACGGAGATTTTCTAAATTTTTTCGACGGATTTACCTTGCTACATGGCGACAAAAACAATTTGTTTCGGACGCCTGCTTCTGCAATTTTAACCAGAGATCTTGCCATAAAGTATTTTGGTACGGCCAATGCAATTGGCAAAATTTTCAAAAACGTAGAGAACAACCAGATTCTTACGGTTGGTGCTGTGATTGAGGAAAGTCCTGATAACACAAACTTTAAGCAAAAAATGTTTTTGCCCATGCAGGCTAAGGTTTTACCTTTTAGAGAAGAAAACAATGGCGATAATTTGGATGAAAGCTGGATTGCCTACGACTTCGAAACATTTGTAAAACTGGATAAAAGTACAAATCCTGAAATAGTTGGTCAGAAGATAACTTCAATAAAAAAGACAGCCAGAAATAAAGACGACGATGCAGCACTGTACTTTTTACAGCCATTCAGCAAGCTGCATCTTTATGCACCGGATGGAAAAAGTTCAGGAATGCAGCAGGTTAATTTGTTGGGCCTTATCGCATTTTTGCTTTTGAGCATTGGTTGTATCAACTATGTAAATTTGACAACAGCACGTGCCTCCCGACGCAACCGGGAAGTTGGAATTCGTAAGGTAGTTGGTGCCAGGTCGGGTCAACTGGCCGGACAGTTGATGGTAGAATCAGTATTGACTTTGAGTTTTTCACTGATTTTTGCCGTTTTACTGATAGAAATTCTTCTGCCATTTTATCAGGAGATAACCGGAAAAACCGGACAGATTTCTCTACTTGATTTAGATTCAATGCTCATCCTGGTTGGCGCGCTAGTATTGGCTTTCTTACTGGCAGGAATTTATCCGGCATTGATGATCGCTGGTTTCAATCCAATTCAGGTGTTGCGGGGTCGCTCCAGCCAGCGTAATACTTCGGGTTTACGGAAAGGACTTGTGGTGACGCAATTTGCATTGGCAACAATTTTGATTACCAGTACCTTAATTATTGGCAGCCAATTACGCTTCATCCGTGAACGTAATCCGGGATTTAACAGGGAGCATGTGTTTTCTTTTGATGCAAAAAAGTTTGCTTTGCCTTTGCAGCAGGCACTATTGAATGAGCCTTCGATTAAAAGCGTAAGTACTTCCAGTGATTCTCCGGTAAATGTTTTAAGAGGAACAGGCACGGTTGAATGGGAGGGGAAAGATCCTAACGCAATGCCCATTTTTGCTTATGTCAGCATCGATCCGGCGTTCATTCCCAGTTTTGAAATAAAAATTCTGGACGGACGAAATTTTGATGGGAGTCCTTCGGATTCGGTTCATTTTATGCTGAACGAAGCGGCAGTTAAACAGATGGAACTGAAAAATCCTGTTGGCAAACGTATAAAAGTGGAAGGTAGGGAAGGCGAGATCATTAGTGTGGTCAAAGATTTTAACATCGCTTCAATTCATGAAACAATACGGCCGCTAATTTTATCCAGCCGGCCAAAAATTAATAATATTCTACTCATCAAAACCTCTGGCGAATCCGCTGCGGCAGCTTTGGCCGCCGCGAGGAAGTTGTGGGAAAAACATATACCGGAATATCCTTTCGATTACAAATTCCTTGATGCACAGTACAATGAACAATATAAGTCAGAACAGCAGACTGAGCGTTTATTCAATTTTTTTGCAGGAATTGCCATTGTCATTTCGTGCCTTGGACTTTTAGGTCTTGTCTCATTTACAGCTGAACAACGGACAAAAGAGATCGGCGTCAGGAAAGTTCTGGGCGCTTCTGTTGCCAGTATTACGACGTTACTGTCAAAAGATTTTTTAAAACTGGTATGTATTGCTATCATCATCGCGGTACCTGTTGCCTGGTATTTTATGGAAAACTGGCTGGATAATTTCGCTTTCAAAGTGGAGATCGATTGGAAATTATTTCTATTCAGCGGCTTGCTAACCGTGTTAACCGCAGTTGCGACCATAAGTTTCCAAAGCATAAAAGCTGCGCTCATGAACCCTGTAAAAAGTTTGAAAAGCGAGTAG